One Aspergillus oryzae RIB40 DNA, chromosome 2 genomic window carries:
- a CDS encoding putative pyruvate dehydrogenase E1 component alpha subunit (pyruvate dehydrogenase E1, alpha subunit): MTLDVFKEDDKPFSVPIAEDSFDTYHLDPPPYSVETTKRELKQLYHDMTMIRRMELAADGLYKDRKIRGFCHLSTGQEAVAVGIEHALTKQDKLITAYRSHGFTLMRGGTVKSIIGELLGRRDGISYGKGGSMHMFCESFFGGNGIVGASVPVGAGIAFAQQYNDANNVTIDLYGDGAANQGQVHEAFNMAKLWNLPVIFGCENNKYGMGTSVERASAMTEYYKRGQYIPGLRINGMDVLAVLSAVRYGKNFIQAGNGPLVYEYMTYRYAGHSMSDPGIAYRSREELKDQRANDPISNFKERLIEWGVFSEEDAKAIDKNVRSKVNDEVAEAEKMPEPDTKLDILFEDIYVRGSEPQQRRGRTIDETYYRG; encoded by the exons ATGACACTCGACGTCTTTAAGGAAGATGATAAGCCATTTAGTGTTCCAATAGCAGAAGATAGCTTCGATACGTATCATTTAGACCCGCCTCCGTATTCAGTTGAAACCACCAAGAGGGAACTGAAACAGTTATACCATGATATGACAATGATAAG ACGTATGGAGCTTGCCGCGGATGGGTTATACAAAGATAGGAAAATCCGTGGCTTTTGTCATTTATCAACTGGACAAGAAGCAGTCGCTGTCGGTATCGAGCATGCACTAACTAAACAGGACAAACTTATAACGGCATACCGTTCCCACGGGTTTACATTAATGCGCGGAGGGACCGTGAAGTCTATCATTGGCGAGTTGCTTGGACGAAGAGATGGCATTTCGTATGGCAAAGGCGGCTCTATGCACATGTTCTGCGAGAGCTTCTTTGGGGGGAATGGAATTGTCGGAGCCAGTGTGCCAGTAGGTGCTGGAATCGCATTCGCTCAACAATACAACGATGCGAATAATGTCACAATCGATCTCTACGGTGATGGGGCAGCCAATCAAGGCCAAGTTCACGAAGCTTTCAATATGGCTAAGCTGTGGAATCTACCTGTGATATTTGGCTGTGAGA ACAATAAATACGGCATGGGAACATCTGTTGAAAGAGCCTCTGCAATGACTGAGTACTACAAGCGTGGCCAGTATATCCCGGGGCTACGAATTAACGGAATGGATGTCCTTGCCGTCCTTTCCGCGGTCAGATACGGCAAGAATTTCATCCAAGCAGGAAATGGACCACTTGTCTATGAATACATGACATATCGATATGCGGGACACTCAATGTCAGATCCAGGGATTGCATATCGAAGCCGGGAAGAATTGAAAGATCAGCGTGCGAATGACCCGATCTCTAACTTTAAAGAGAGGTTGATTGAGTGGGGTGTATTCTCGGAGGAAGACGCCAAAGCAATCGATAAGAATGTGCGAAGCAAAGTCAACGATGAAGTGGCCGAGGCTGAAAAGATGCCCGAGCCCGATACGAAACTCGACATCTTGTTTGAGGATATATACGTTCGTGGTAGTGAACCGCAGcaacgacgaggaaggaCCATCGATGAAACTTATTATCGGGGTTAG
- a CDS encoding uncharacterized protein (predicted protein): protein MKWVGGQSRNAPREAQGSATYAIGSSAYPFPFYNETTESNEFARSSGWPGSSYIANKASLEQCLAESLKDCQTITAIKDVVRKLRIDLQQEPAYSRSIFEHLVSQSIDHKCAADELVRFLDDPHLNTRGAGNYLCTVEHFVSRGADLSKRSALLGNVTAALELGRVPEDELCQIIRVLFERVIGGTVVRQRDARILTAYFREMWDAIGRCNIYEYENLDKETIDTWLEGLEKMDLYDSFVLAKDIISATQDRYWAPLFITRFLKFSLDHETDRDYARGLLSCFTPDEASRCIITVTELLAPSRKQHLFEMWQDHLRRLQNIPSLVSSSPWSDIRVTASPTSTSLKGLYGDKL from the exons ATGAAATGGGTTGGTGGGCAATCACGGAACGCACCGCGGGAGGCTCAAG GGTCTGCTACTTACGCAATTGGCTCGTCCGCttatcctttccccttctaCAATGAGACCACCGAATCGAATGAATTCGCCAGATCATCTGGGTGGCCGGGATCCTCATATATAGCCAACAAGGCGTCTCTCGAACAATGCTTGGCGGAATCCCTGAAGGACTGTCAGACAATTACGGCTATCAAGGATGTTGTCCGTAAATTGCGAATCGATCTTCAGCAGGAGCCTGCCTATAGCCGGTCAATATTCGAGCATCTAGTGTCGCAATCGATTGACCACAAGTGCGCCGCCGACGAGCTCGTTAGGTTTCTAGATGATCCGCATCTGAACACTCGGGGAGCAGGGAATTATCTTTGCACGGTGGAGCATTTCGTTTCTCGCGGGGCAGACCTATCCAAACGGTCTGCTCTCCTAGGCAACGTTACTGCAGCACTGGAGCTGGGCAGAGTACCTGAAGATGAGCTCTGCCAGATCATAAGAGTTCTGTTTGAAAGAGTAATCGGAGGCACTGTGGTGAGACAACGGGACGCGAGAATTCTGACAGCTTACTTCAGGGAAATGTGGGATGCGATTGGAAGGTGCAACATCTACGAATACGAAAACCTGGATAAGGAAACAATTGACACATGGCTGGAAGGGCTAGAGAAGATGGACTTATACGATTCTTTTGTCTTGGCAAAAGACATAATCAGCGCGACACAAGATCGTTACTGGGCTCCGTTATTCATTACCCGTTTCCTGAAGTTTTCCTTGGATCATGAAACGGATAGAGACTACGCAAGGGGGCTCTTGAGTTGCTTTACACCTGATGAGGCCTCTCGTTGTATAATCACTGTCACCGAATTACTAGCTCCGTCCCGGAAACAGCACCTGTTTGAGATGTGGCAGGACCATTTACGCCGTCTGCAGAATATCCCCAGCCTGGTTTCCTCGTCACCCTGGAGTGATATACGGGTCACTGCATCACCCA CGAGTACCTCCCTGAAGGGCCTCTATGGCGACAAGTTGTGA
- a CDS encoding putative DNA repair protein Rad4 (nucleotide excision repair complex XPC-HR23B, subunit XPC/DPB11) has product MPRTTRARSKKNGARGGRQSREQDDEVPEVYREMLAEAEARDPGNLENDRPIKKRKVQGQSLASPAPSQTTKQEDQHPSKQQENVNLQVQTVYDSSSSDESEMEWEEVDILQAPAAPIQTAPAPGENETMQITLDPHQDQKRKVIRRRKPITAAEREMRLHVHKAHLLCLLSHAQLRNLWCNDEEIQMLTKRVISLLNPSQEQPQYTRSTTFIDGLNQASDAFLKRFRVIKSGLKRAHWADDSLALKQRVEDIMSDAEMFLSKDDFQKQAKTLQGSRDFGAQLFCALLRSVAVEARLVCSLQPLPFTGTTKQMTPTKPGRQVIVMSSDDLDTSTDDLAKRGASPTPPRTRRLGRPQFKPSTQLKSFVANSRPSIRESSFPVFWVEAFNEAMQKWVPVDPLVTKSIAKSFKFEPPSSDPYNCMSYVIAFEEDASARDVTRRYSKAFNAKTRKLRVESTKNGERWWGRVMRFYEKPFLEDRDEVEISELTAKIAAEPMPRNLQDFKDHPIYALGRHLRRHEAIFPKRVVGQVSVGKSGSRNQVLEPVYRRSDVHALRSANRWFRLGRDIKVGEQPLKRVQSHRNQVMAIEEDAGDSEQYTETALYAYHQTELYRPPSVIQGKVPKNAFGNLDVYVPSMVPSGGVHIKHSDARHAAKLLGIDYADAVTGFDFKGRHGTAVIQGVVIAKEYEEALKEVLGCLEDQKLQAELEQKSAESLRLWKHFLLKLRIAERVQSYAVEGEEADDEESVASSNNDHGSPEETGGGFIPEPNQETIGSQYVAQERHFESPAAPKDDDLLGGRFIPNDGERHQETVQESVLEVASGPSHTNREEQSLYSLVVMSDDTNTARSTTPYQGATMLPEASAPGSRDKEGHRDGDRKIPEGVPSDTPILVESSTAADTPSGSVKVVSQPLSATQSRIESPVTSDEESNSNDEGSLLSHDPEDEDAIPEWLMSD; this is encoded by the exons ATGCCTCGTACGACTCGTGCCCGCTCCAAGAAGAACGGAGCCCGTGGCGGTCGCCAGTCAAGAGAGCAAGATGATGAGGTCCCAGAAGTATACCGGGAGATGCTGGCAGAAGCCGAAGCTCGAGATCCCGGCAACCTAGAGAATGATCGGCCAATAAAGAAGCGAAAGGTACAGGGGCAATCACTGGCatctcctgctccttctcAGACTAcaaaacaagaagatcaGCATCCGTCaaagcaacaagaaaatgTCAACCTGCAAGTACAAACTGTTTAtgactcttcttcctctgacGAATCGGAAATGGAGTGGGAAGAGGTTGACATCTTGCAAGCACCTGCTGCTCCTATTCAAACAGCACCTGCTCCTGGAGAAAATGAGACCATGCAGATCACTCTTGACCCTCATCAGGATCAGAAGCGGAAAGTAATTAGAAGGCGGAAACCAATTACAGCAGCCGAGAGAGAGATGAGATTACATGTACACAAGGCCCATCTGCTTTGTCTCTTATCCCATGCCCAGTTACGAAACCTCTGGTGCAACGACGAAGAGATTCAG ATGTTGACAAAACGCGTGATCTCGCTTCTGAATCCATCACAGGAACAGCCACAGTATACAAGGTCGACAACGTTCATTGATGGGCTTAATCAGGCCAGCGATGCATTCTTGAAGAGATTCAGAGTTATAAAGTCAGGTTTGAAACGAGCTCATTGGGCAGATGATTCTCTTGCCTTGAAACAAAGAGTG GAAGATATCATGTCAGACGCAGAGATGTTCTTATCGAAGGATGATTTTCAAAAACAGGCCAAGACACTTCAAGGCTCTCGTGATTTTGGTGCCCAGTTGTTCTGTGCCCTACTACGCTCCGTAGCTGTGGAAGCTAGGCTCGTCTGTTCATTACAGCCATTGCCATTTACTGGAACAACCAAACAAATGACTCCTACTAAGCCGGGACGGCAGGTTATCGTGATGTCgtctgatgatcttgataCTTCTACGGATGATTTGGCGAAACGGGGAGCATCTCCAACACCGCCAAGGACCAGAAGACTTGGTCGGCCACAATTTAAACCCTCGACTCAACTGAAGAGCTTCGTTGCCA ACTCACGCCCTAGTATCCGAGAATCATCATTCCCTGTATTCTGGGTCGAGGCTTTCAACGAAGCGATGCAGAAATGGGTTCCTGTTGACCCATTGGTGACGAAGTCGATTGCGAAATCTTTCAAATTTGAGCCGCCATCAAGTGATCCGTATAACTGTATGAGTTACGTCATTGCctttgaggaagatgctTCGGCAAGAGATGTCACGCGCCGCTACTCAAAGGCCTTTAATGCCAAAACACGCAAACTACGCGTAGAGTCAACCAAGAATGGGGAAAGATGGTGGGGCCGGGTTATGCGGTTTTATGAGAAACCTTTCCTCGAGGACCGTGATGAAGTTGAAATAAGCGAGCTTACGGCCAAAATTGCTGCGGAGCCTATGCCTCGGAATTTACAAGATTTCAAAGATCACCCGATCTATGCGCTCGGGCGGCATCTTCGCCGTCATGAAGCCATCTTTCCGAAACGTGTCGTTGGACAGGTTAGCGTTGGCAAATCAGGGTCAAGAAACCAAGTCTTGGAACCTGTTTATCGCCGCTCCGATGTCCATGCTTTGCGAAGTGCGAACAGGTGGTTTCGATTGGGTCGGGACATAAAGGTTGGTGAGCAGCCGTTAAAGCGTGTTCAATCTCATAGGAATCAAGTTATGGCTATTGAGGAAGACGCGGGGGACTCTGAACAGTACACCGAAACAGCTTTATACGCTTATCACCAAACCGAACTATATAGACCGCCATCAGTCATTCAAGGGAAGGTTCCAAAAAATGCTTTCGGAAACCTTGATGTCTACGTGCCGAGCATGGTTCCCTCTGGAGGAGTCCATATCAAGCATTCTGATGCTAGGCACGCCGCTAAACTCTTGGGTATTGACTACGCAGATGCCGTAACGGGCTTTGATTTCAAAGGGCGCCATGGGACAGCCGTAATTCAGGGTGTTGTCATTGCTAAGGAGTATGAGGAGGCATTAAAAGAAGTTCTAGGTTGTCTTGAAGACCAAAAGTTGCAGGCTGAGCTCGAGCAGAAATCGGCCGAATCGCTCCGGCTTTGGAAACATTTCTTGCTCAAGCTTCGCATCGCAGAAAGAGTCCAAAGCTATGCCGTTGAAGGCGAAGAGGCTGATGACGAAGAGAGCGTTGCATCAAGTAATAATGACCACGGCAGTCCAGAAGAAACCGGTGGTGGATTCATCCCTGAACCAAACCAGGAAACTATTGGTTCACAGTACGTCGCTCAAGAACGCCACTTTGAAAGCCCCGCTGCGCCcaaagatgatgatcttctcgGCGGACGATTCATTCCTAACGACGGTGAGAGACATCAGGAAACTGTCCAAGAATCAGTTCTTGAAGTGGCAAGTGGCCCCTCTCACACAAATAGAGAAGAACAGTCTCTCTACTCGCTTGTCGTCATGTCCGACGATACGAACACTGCGAGAAGCACAACACCCTACCAAGGCGCCACAATGTTGCCCGAGGCTTCAGCGCCCGGCTCAAGGGACAAAGAAGGACATAGGGATGGAGACCGAAAGATTCCCGAAGGGGTTCCGTCAGACACTCCTATCTTGGTTGAGTCATCTACAGCAGCGGACACGCCCTCTGGGAGTGTCAAGGTCGTTTCGCAGCCTCTTTCAGCAACGCAGTCACGTATTGAATCTCCAGTGACTTCAGACGAAGAGTCGAATAGTAACGATGAAGGGTCCTTGTTATCGCatgatccagaagatgaagatgccaTTCCAGAGTGGCTCATGTCTGATTAA
- a CDS encoding class I SAM-dependent methyltransferase (predicted protein) has protein sequence MSQESSRDYDTQSLTASVTDYPIENGRRYHKYHEGSYIYPNDEQELDRLDMQHHLIKMVNGGRLFFAPLEHPKRILDIGTGSGIWPIEMAPIFPEAEIIGTDLSPVQPNEVPENVHFLVDDATEDEWLWGPDHFDLIHTGHMSGSLPSFKELLRKALNHLKPGGYMECHEFDPKPKCDDGTMPPDDPEKFSEFALQDWCDLNVRSGQITDPPRQFRVAHRIARWMREVGFVDVQERIKKVPNNPWPTDPRMKEIGKWNETNWLEALSGWSYKPLTALGWSKPEIEVFLVDVRKSIQNRDVHSYLNFFVVTGRKPLPGEQKP, from the exons ATGTCTCAGGAATCCAGTCGTGACTA CGACACTCAGTCATTGACGGCAAGTGTAACAGACTACCCCATTGAGAATGGCAGACGATACCATAAGTACCATGAAGGAT CGTATATATACCCGAACGATGAACAGGAACTGGATCGGTTGGACATGCAACACCACTTGATAAAAATGGTCAACGGTGGACGCCTGTTCTTTGCTCCACTAGAGCATCCCAAGCGAATCCTTGATATTGGCACCGGTTCTGGAATATGGCCCATCGAGATGG CGCCCATCTTCCCAGAAGCCGAGATTATAGGCACCGATCTTTCACCCGTGCAACCAAACGAAGTTCCTGAAAACGTTCACTTTCTAGTGGATGATGCCACCGAAGATGAGTGGTTATGGGGCCCCGACCACTTTGACCTCATCCATACAGGACATATGTCAGGGTCGTTACCCTCATTTAAAGAACTCCTACGCAAGGCTTTGAATCACCTGAAGCCAGGAGGTTATATGGAATGCCATGAATTCGATCCGAAACCAAAGTGCGATGACGGCACGATGCCACCGGACGACCCCGAAAAATTCAGTGAGTTTGCTCTGCAAGACTGGTGTGATCTGAACGTTCGCTCCGGTCAGATCACAGATCCGCCACGGCAGTTCCGCGTAGCCCACCGAATTGCGCGTTGGATGAGAGAGGTTGGATTTGTGGATGTACAGGAACGCATCAAGAAAGTTCCGAACAACCCATGGCCTACCGACCCGCGCATGAAAGAAATAGGCAAATGGAATGAGACAAACTGGCTGGAAGCCCTTTCGGGATGGTCCTACAAACCTCTTACTGCCCTAGGCTGGTCGAAACCTGAAATTGAGGTGTTCCTGGTTGACGTCAGGAAAAGTATCCAGAACCGCGACGTTCACAGTTACTTGAACTTTTTTGTCGTAACAGGAAGAAAGCCATTGCCAGGGGAGCAAAAACCATAA